Genomic segment of Xanthobacter dioxanivorans:
CAGCCTCGACGAGGCGGCCATCGCCCAGCTCGGCATCGGCCGCAAGTTCCAGACGCCCACCGTCTTCGACATGCACACGGTGGAGGACAACGTCCTGCTCGCCCTGAAGGAGGACCGGCGGCCCTTCTCCAACATCTACTGGCGCCGCACGCCCCACGAGCGCGAGCGCATCGACGAGCTGCTGGAGCGGGTGCGGCTGAAGGACAGCCGCTTCCGCCGCGCCGGCGACCTCAGCCACGGCCAGAAGCAGTGGCTGGAGATCGGCATGCTGCTGGCGCAGGAACCGCGCCTGCTGCTGGTGGACGAGCCCGCCGCCGGCATGACCGACCAGGAGACGGCCGACACGGCGGTCCTCCTGCGCGAGATCGCCCAGACGCGCTCGGTGGTGGTGGTGGAGCATGACATGCAGTTCGTCCGCGACCTCGACGTGAAGGTCACGGTGCTGCACGAAGGTTCCGTGCTCGCCGAAGGCCCGCTCGACCAGGTGAGCGCCGACGAGCGCGTCATCGAAGTGTATCTGGGGAGGTGAGGGATGGCTTGTCGCTCTGAAGCCCCCTCTCCCCTTGCGGGAGAGGGATGGGGTGAGGGTTTGCCGCCGTCGGCACCCATCTGCCGAGTGAATGGAACCTGCCCGCCCCCCTCACCCCCAACCCCTCTCCCGCAAGGGGAGAGGGGAGCGCCACCGGCTCGCGCTCGGAGCATCCCCATGCTGAAGGTTGAGAACCTCGACCTCTATTACGGCGCCGCCCACACCTTGAAGAAGGTGTCGGTGGAGGCGCACGCGGGCAAGGTCACCTGCGTGCTCGGCCGCAACGGCGTGGGCAAGACCTCGCTGCTGCGGGCCATCGTCGGCCAGCGGCCCATCGCTGGCGGCTCGATCACGCTGGAAGGCAAGGAGATCTCCCGCCTCTCGACCCCCGACCGCGCCGCCCTCGGCATCGGCTTCGTGCCCCAGGGGCGCGAGGTGTTCCCGCTTTTGTCGGTGAAGGAGAACCTGGAGACCGGCTACGCGCGCCTCGCCGGCAAGGACAAGTTCGTGCCACAGGAGGTGTTCGACCTCTTCCCGGTGCTGAACTCCATGCTGCGACGGCGGGGCGGCGACCTGTCCGGCGGACAGCAGCAGCAGCTCGCCATCGGCCGGGCGCTGGTGACCCGCCCGCGCCTTTTGGTGCTCGACGAGCCCACGGAGGGCATCCAGCCCTCCATCATCAAGGACATCGGCCGCGCCATCTCCTATCTGCGGGACAAGGGAGATATGGCCATCATCCTGGTGGAGCAGTATTTCGAATTCGCGCGTGATCTCGCCGACAGCTTCATCCTGATGGACCGAGGCGAGGTGGTGGCGAGCGGCGACAGGAGCGGGCTTGATGGCGACGATGTCCGCCGCCTCATGGCGATCTGACGGGACGCCGGCCGCGCCGGTCCGTCAGCGCAGCGAAGGCCGGGTCCGCATCGCCGCCGCGCGCTTCGGTGCCTTAACCCGGGTCGCCGACCTCGCGGAGGGCGGAGCCTTGCGCCTGCGCGTGCCGCGGGGCGGGCCGGGGCTGGAAGCCGTCATCGTCAACACCGCCGGGGGGGTGTGCTGCGGCGACCGCTTCAGCATCACGGCGGATACGGCTGCCGGCGCGCACCTCACCGTCTCCACCCCGGCGGCGGAGAAGGTCTATCGATCGGACGGCCCGCTGGCGGAGATCGCGGTGCGGTTGTCCGTTCAGGACGGGGGCCTGCTGGAATGGTTGCCGCAGGAAACCATCCTGTTCGACCGGGCCCGTCTGAAGCGCCGTTACGAGGTGGATGTCGCACCGGATGCCACCTTCCTGTCGTTCGAGGCGCTCATGCTCGGCCGCCTCGCCCATGGCGACACGATGGGGGAGGGGCATATCGAGGACCACTGGCGCATCCGCCGCGGCGGCGCCCTCGTGTTCGCCGACGCCTTCCGGCTCGAAGGCCCCATCGGCACGCTTCTGGAGCGGCCGGCCGTGGCGGCGGGCGCGCGGGCGATGGCGACGCTCCTCTACATCGCGCCCGACGCCGAGGCGCGGCTCGAGGAGGTGCGCGCCCTGCTCGAATCCGTGCCCAGCGAGGCCGGCGCCAGCGCCTGGAACGGGATTCTCGCCGTGCGCTGGCTCTGCCCCGACATCGGGACGTTGCGCCGCGCGGCGACCTCGTTTCTGATGGCCTTCCGGAAGGCACCCTTGCCCCGCGTGTGGGCCACCTGATGGGAGAGGCGAGATGCAGCAATTCGACCGGTGGCGCATCTATTACGATGTGGACAACAAGGCGGGCTTCATCGACCTCTTGGGCGTGGGGGCGCCTCCGGCGGCGGCGCCATTCCGGATCGGACCCCTGCCAGCCGAGGAATTTACTGCCTTCTGCTGTGTGCTGAGCGCGGCGCGCGCCGCAGGAGGGAACGTGACGTGGGATTCCGCGAACCGGGGCGTCTTTTTCTGAGCATGCCCCTGCTGCCCACGTGTGAAGCGATGCCAAGGCTTGAAGGACCCACGAGATGATTCTCACGCCGCGCGAGAAGGACAAGCTCTTCATCGCCATGGCCGCGGAGGTGGCGCGCAAGCGCCTTGCCCGCGGCGTGAAGCTGAACCACCCCGAGGCGGTCGCGCTCATCACCGATTTCGTGGTGGAAGGCGCCCGCGACGGGCGGACGGTGGCGGAGCTGATGGAGGCGGGCGCCAAGGTCATCACCTCCGACCAGGTGATGGAGGGCATCGCCGAGATGATCCACGACATCCAGGTGGAGGCGACCTTTCCGGACGGCACCAAGCTCGTCACCGTGCACCACCCCATCCGGGGGGCGCCGTCCGACCTGGTTCCCGGCGAGCTGGTGCCGCAGGAAGGCGACATCCATTTCAACGCGGGCGCGGAGCGGGTGCGCGTCAGCGTGGCCAATACCGGCGACCGGCCGATCCAGGTGGGCAGCCACTACCATTTCTTCGAGACCAACCCGGCCCTCGCCTTCGAGCGGGAGAAGACCCGCGGCATGCGCCTCGACATCGCCCCCGGCACGGCGGTGCGCTTCGAGCCCGGCGCCACGCGGGAGGTCACGCTGGTGCCCTTCGGCGGCAAGCGGGAGGTCTACGGGTTCCGGGGCGCGGTGGCGGGGAAGCTCTGAAATGACGGTCCGGCACTATCTGGGCGGCTGCCAGTGCGGCAGCGTCCGCTACGAGGTGGATGTGGATCTCGACCACACGGTCAGCTGCAACTGCTCCCGCTGCGGCAGGCTGGGCAGCATCTTCGCCTTCGCTCCCGCCGGTGCCTTCAGTCTGCGGGCCGGGGAGGGGAAGACCACCGAATACCTGTTCAACACGGGCAAGATCCGGCACCTGTTCTGCTCCACCTGCGGCATCGAATCCTTTGCCAGAGGCACGGCGCCCGACGGCGCCGAAATGGTGGCGATCAACGCCCGCTGCCTCGATGGCGTGGACGTGAAGACGCTGACCCCCACCGAGTACGACGGCGCGAGCAAGTAAGGAACCGTCCCATGTCCTCGTCCAAGATGCCCCGCGCCGCCTATGCCCACATGTTCGGCCCCACCGTGGGCGACAAGGTGCGGCTTGCCGACACCTCGCTGTTCATCGAGATCGAGAAAGATTTCACCACCTATGGCGAGGAGGTGAAGTTCGGCGGCGGCAAGGTGATTCGCGACGGCATGGGCCAGTCGCAGGTGGCCAACGCCGACGGGGCGGTCGACACCGTCATCACCAATGCCGTGGTGCTCGACCACTGGGGTGTGGTGAAGGCCGACGTGGGGTTGAAGAACGGGCGCATCGTCCGCCTCGGCAAGGCGGGCAATCCGGATGTGCAGTCGGACGTCGACATCATCATCGGCCCGGGCACGGAAGTGATCGCCGGGGAGGGAAAGATCCTCACCGCCGGCGGCTTCGACAGCCACATTCACTTCATCTGCCCGCAGCAGATCGAGGAGGCGCTGGCCTCGGGCGTCACCACCATGCTGGGCGGCGGCACGGGGCCGGCCACAGGCACCTTCGCCACCACCTGCACACCGGGGCCGTGGCACATCGCCCGGATGATCGAGGCGGCGGATTCCTTCCCCATGAACCTCGCCTTCGCCGGCAAGGGCAATGCCTCCCTGCCTGCGGCGCTGGAGGAAATGGTGCTGGCCGGCGCCTGCGCGCTCAAGCTCCATGAGGACTGGGGGACGACGCCGTCCGCCATCGACTGTTGCCTGTCGGTGGCTGACGCGCTCGACGTGCAGGTGATGATCCACACGGACACGCTCAACGAGTCGGGCTTCGTGGAGGACACCATCGCCGCCTTCAAGGGCCGCACCATCCATGCCTTCCACACCGAGGGGGCGGGCGGCGGACATGCGCCGGACATCATCAAGGTGGCGGGGCTGGCGAACGTCCTGCCCTCCTCCACCAATCCGACCCGGCCCTATACCCGCAACACCATCGACGAGCATCTCGACATGCTCATGGTGTGCCACCATCTCGATCCGGAGATCGCCGAGGACCTCGCCTTCGCCGAGAGCCGCATCCGCAAGGAAACCATCGCGGCCGAGGACATCCTGCACGACCTCGGCGCCCTCTCCATGATGAGTTCGGACAGCCAGGCCATGGGGCGGGTGGGCGAGGTGATCATCCGCACCTGGCAGACGGCGGACAAGATGAAGCGCCAGCGCGGCAAGCTGCCGGGCGAGACCGACAGCGACAACCTGCGCGCCCGCCGCTACATAGCCAAATACACCATCAATCCCGCCATCGCCCACGGCATGTCGAGGCACATCGGCTCGGTGGAGCCGGGCAAGCTCGCCGACCTTGTTTTGTGGACACCGGCCTTCTTCGGCGTGAAGCCGGATCTCGTCATCAAGGGCGGGGCCATCGCCATGGCGCAGATGGGCGATCCCAACGCCTCCATCCCCACGCCCCAGCCGGTGCATTACCGGCCCATGTTCGGTGCCTATGGCCGGGCCCGCACCCACACCTCGCTCACCTTCGTCTCGAAGGCGGCGGTGGAGGACGGGCTGGCGTCCCGCCTCGGCATCCAGAAGGAGCTGGTGGCGGTGGAGAACACCCGCTCGGGGATCTCCAAGAAGAGCATGATCAACAACGACGCCACGCCCCATATCGAGGTGGACCCCGAGACCTACGACGTGCGGGCGGATGGCGAGCTGCTGGTCTGCGAGCCGGCCGAGGTTCTGCCCATGGCGCAAAGGTATTTTCTGTTCTGAGCACCCGGCGCGAAAGACGTCGCGCGGCCGGAACCTTTGCCATGGCTCCTTGCTTCTAGCGGGTGTTGCAACTCGCCGATTGAGGAGCCAGCCCATGTCGAACGTGCGTTCATTGTCCAAGAAGACGGCCAAGCCTTCTGCTGTTGCCGCGACTGCGGCACTCGCCACCCCCACCGATCTCGATCACCTGAAGGCGCAGAAGGTGGCCGACGCCCTGAACCGCGTGCTTGCCGACACCTTCGTGCTCTATCTGAAGACCAAGAATTTCCACTGGCACGTCAGCGGCAAGCACTTCCGCGACTATCACCTGCTGCTGGACGAGCAGGCCTCCGCCATCGAGGAAACCATCGACCCGCTGGCCGAGCGCGTGCGCAAGATCGGCTGCCAGACGGTGCATTCCTACGGCGAGATCCTGAAGCTCACCGGCCTCAAGGAGAACAACGCGGCCTATGTCGCGCCGGAAGCCATGTTCACGGAGCTGATCGCCGACAACAAGGCGGCCATCAAGTCCATGCGGGCCGCCCATGAAGTGGCCGACGATGCGGAGGACATTGCCACGGCCAGCCTGCTGGAAGAATATGTGGACGAGGCCGAAAAGCGCCTGTGGTTCCTGTTCGAGACCAACCAGAATCGACAGGACAGCGCCACCTGAGCGCAAGCCGGCCCTGAGCCTCGTTTCGGGCCGGGCGGTGTTCGGGGGCGCTTATGGAGTGAAGGCATGATCCGCGCCACCGCCGTCGTCCGCCGTCCCGCCGTCCGCGCCGAGAAGGTGGCGGACGAGATCACCCTCGATCACCTCGCCCGCCACCGCCGCCGCTTCGCCATGACCGGCGATGGCGGTACTGCGTTCCTGCTCGATCTCGACAAGGCGACGGTGCTCGACGATGGCGACGCGGTGAAGCTGGAGGACGGCCGGCTCGTCCGCATCAAGGCGGCGCCGGAGGAGCTGGTGGAGGTCACCACCGTCAATCCGCTCCGGCTCATGAAGGTGGCCTGGCATCTCGGCAACCGGCACGTGCCGGCCGAGATCACGGAGAGCGCGGTCTATTTCGTGGACGACCACGTGCTGACCGAGATGGTGCGCGGCCTCGGCGCGGCAGTGACGAAGGTGGTGCGGCCGTTCCGGCCCGAGAAGGGGGCCTACGAGGCGGCGGAGGCCCATGGCGGACACGGCCACGACGCCCATGACCATGCGCACGAGCATTCCGGGCATGAGCATTCCGCGCACGAGCACCACGACCATTCCCACGCGCATCACGAGCACGGTGCAGATTGCGCCTGCGGCCACGATCACGGTCACCACGATCATGGTCACCACGATCACGTAGAGGCGAAACCCGCCCACTCGGAGCATGGGCATGTCCATGGCCCTGGCTGCGGGCACGATCACAAGCATGGCTGAACGGGGCATGCCGGCCGCGCCACCTGCGCCAGTCCGTGAACGGTGCGAGATGCCCCCCTCCCGGTTCTCCCCGGCAGGGAACGAGGGCTCGGTGGTCGGTGCCGGCGGCGGCGACGCATCATCACCTTCTGGCGATAGTGGATCACCCTGCGGGGATGCGTCACCTCCGCCCGCGCTGGAAACGAGCGGGGAGGGGGAAGCGCCCTCCGCCCGGAAGGAGGCCGGGTCGGTGTCGCTCCTGCCGCTCTTCGCCTGGCTCTCCCCCGCATTTCCGGTGGGCGCCTACGCCTATTCCCACACCCTCGAATGGGCGGTCGCGGCCGGTGACGTGACGGACGAGAAAAGCCTCGCGGCCTTCCTCGCCGACCTGCTGACGCAGGGCTTCGTCCGCTCGGATGGCATCCTCCTGGCCCATGCGCACAGGGCGGCCGTCGCGGGCGATTGCGCGGCTCTCGCCGAGGTCAACGCCCTTGCCGTCGCCCTCGCGCCCTCCGCCGAGCTGAGGCTGGAGACGTGCCAGCAGGGCCGCTCCTTTCTGGATGCCGTGCGCGCGGCATGGCCGGGCCCAGCCCTGGACGGCATCGTCGCACCGCTCACCGGCGAAGTGGCTTATCCCGTCGCCGTCGGCCTTGCCGCGGGCGCCCACGGCCTGCCGCTCGGCGCGACGCTCGAAGCGTTCCTGCTCGCCACCGTGCAGAACCTCGTCTCCGCCGCGGTGCGGCTGGCGCCCATCGGGCAGACGGCGGGCACGCGCGTGGTGGCCGGCCGTGCCGCCTCCATTGGCGCGCTCGCCGCGGACATCCCCGCGCTCACCCTCGACGATATCGGCAGCGCCACTTTCCGCGCCGATCTCGGCAGCTTCCGCCACGAAACCCAATATACGAGGCTGTTCCGCTCATGAGTTCCGGCAAATCTCCGCTCCGCGTCGGCGTCGGCGGCCCCGTGGGGTCTGGCAAGACTGCGCTCATGGAGGCGTTGTGCAAGGCCTTCCGCGCGCGCTACGACATCTGCGCCATCACCAACGACATCTACACGAAGGAGGACGCCCGGCTTCTCACCGTGGCCGGGGCCCTGCCGCCGGAGCGCATCCTGGGCGTGGAGACGGGCGGCTGCCCGCACACCGCCATCCGCGAGGATGCCTCCATCAATCTGCGGGCGGTGGCGGACATGCAGGCCCGCTTCCCCAACCTCGATCTCGTGCTGATCGAATCCGGCGGCGACAATCTCGCCGCGACCTTCTCGCCGGAGCTGGCGGACATCACCATTTACGTGATCGACGTGGCGGGCGGCGAGAAGATCCCGCGCAAGGGAGGACCCGGCATCACAAGGTCCGACCTGCTGGTGGTGAACAAGACCGACCTTGCCCCCATGGTGGGCGCCGACCTCTCGGTCATGGAGGCGGACACCATTCGCATGCGCGCCGGGCGGCCCTACGTCTTCGCCTCCATCCGCAACGGCGTGGGGGTGGACGTGGTGGCCCGCTTCATCGAGCAGGCAGGGGGCCTCTCGGCCGCCGCGTGAGGACTGCGGGGCGGCGGCGGCGCATTCCGCGGCCGATCCGGAGCGGCCGCGGGTCGGGTCATGGAATCAGGTCTTGTGAGATCAGGTCTTGTGAGATCACGTCTTGGGACCGGCCTTCGGCTCGCTGCCCGGCTCGGCCTTGGGCGCCGGCTTCGCCTTGCAGGCGGCCTCGAACTTGGCGACCAGGGGGCCGACACCCGAGAGGGAAATGGCGCGCTTGGCGCCCTTCACCTCGATCGTCAAGGTGCCGCCTGCCTTGGCGAAAGCCTTGAGGTCGGCCATCTGGGCGGGCGCCTCCACGTCCACCTGCTCGCCCTCCTCCCCTGCGACGCCCTTGCCGACGAGGCTCTTCTTGGTGGCGCCGACGGTGAGGACCAGGGCCGTGCTGGCGCCGCGCTCGATGCCCTTGGAGCCGATCATGGACTGCACCGTGAGCCCGGGCGTGCCCGGCTTGCACAGGAAGAAGATGGCGCCATCGTCGCTGTCCGGCACGCCGAAGACGAGGGCGGTCGTCTCCTCGCCTTCCTGCAGGTGCCAGGTCATCTTCTGCTGGGCGGCCGCTGGTCCGGCGAGCGCGAGAAGGGTGCAGAGGGCAAGAGCGGGACGAAGCATGGGTGTGGGTCCAGTTTTTGCGGCGGCGGATCATACCGGCTGCGCAGCAAAGGGGAAGCCGTGCCGTAAGCTTCTGACTTTGCGATGAAATCTATGGCGCGCGGGAATCATCGGCCGATGAGGCAGGCGCGGCGGAAGTCCGGAAGCTTGGCCTTGGCGCCAGCCAGGGGGTAGCTGTCGCTGGCGCCGGGCATCTTCACGACCAGGGTTTCGCCCTCGGAAAAAAGGTCGAGCACCCGCCCCTCCAGAGAAACGGCCGCCTCCACGACCACGCGCCCATCCGCCGCGCCGCGGAAGGCCGAGGCGGCGAGCTCCAGCCGGCGCTTG
This window contains:
- a CDS encoding urease accessory protein UreE yields the protein MIRATAVVRRPAVRAEKVADEITLDHLARHRRRFAMTGDGGTAFLLDLDKATVLDDGDAVKLEDGRLVRIKAAPEELVEVTTVNPLRLMKVAWHLGNRHVPAEITESAVYFVDDHVLTEMVRGLGAAVTKVVRPFRPEKGAYEAAEAHGGHGHDAHDHAHEHSGHEHSAHEHHDHSHAHHEHGADCACGHDHGHHDHGHHDHVEAKPAHSEHGHVHGPGCGHDHKHG
- a CDS encoding urease accessory protein UreF, coding for MSLLPLFAWLSPAFPVGAYAYSHTLEWAVAAGDVTDEKSLAAFLADLLTQGFVRSDGILLAHAHRAAVAGDCAALAEVNALAVALAPSAELRLETCQQGRSFLDAVRAAWPGPALDGIVAPLTGEVAYPVAVGLAAGAHGLPLGATLEAFLLATVQNLVSAAVRLAPIGQTAGTRVVAGRAASIGALAADIPALTLDDIGSATFRADLGSFRHETQYTRLFRS
- a CDS encoding urease subunit gamma, with the protein product MILTPREKDKLFIAMAAEVARKRLARGVKLNHPEAVALITDFVVEGARDGRTVAELMEAGAKVITSDQVMEGIAEMIHDIQVEATFPDGTKLVTVHHPIRGAPSDLVPGELVPQEGDIHFNAGAERVRVSVANTGDRPIQVGSHYHFFETNPALAFEREKTRGMRLDIAPGTAVRFEPGATREVTLVPFGGKREVYGFRGAVAGKL
- the ureG gene encoding urease accessory protein UreG, encoding MSSGKSPLRVGVGGPVGSGKTALMEALCKAFRARYDICAITNDIYTKEDARLLTVAGALPPERILGVETGGCPHTAIREDASINLRAVADMQARFPNLDLVLIESGGDNLAATFSPELADITIYVIDVAGGEKIPRKGGPGITRSDLLVVNKTDLAPMVGADLSVMEADTIRMRAGRPYVFASIRNGVGVDVVARFIEQAGGLSAAA
- the urtE gene encoding urea ABC transporter ATP-binding subunit UrtE — translated: MLKVENLDLYYGAAHTLKKVSVEAHAGKVTCVLGRNGVGKTSLLRAIVGQRPIAGGSITLEGKEISRLSTPDRAALGIGFVPQGREVFPLLSVKENLETGYARLAGKDKFVPQEVFDLFPVLNSMLRRRGGDLSGGQQQQLAIGRALVTRPRLLVLDEPTEGIQPSIIKDIGRAISYLRDKGDMAIILVEQYFEFARDLADSFILMDRGEVVASGDRSGLDGDDVRRLMAI
- the ureC gene encoding urease subunit alpha; protein product: MSSSKMPRAAYAHMFGPTVGDKVRLADTSLFIEIEKDFTTYGEEVKFGGGKVIRDGMGQSQVANADGAVDTVITNAVVLDHWGVVKADVGLKNGRIVRLGKAGNPDVQSDVDIIIGPGTEVIAGEGKILTAGGFDSHIHFICPQQIEEALASGVTTMLGGGTGPATGTFATTCTPGPWHIARMIEAADSFPMNLAFAGKGNASLPAALEEMVLAGACALKLHEDWGTTPSAIDCCLSVADALDVQVMIHTDTLNESGFVEDTIAAFKGRTIHAFHTEGAGGGHAPDIIKVAGLANVLPSSTNPTRPYTRNTIDEHLDMLMVCHHLDPEIAEDLAFAESRIRKETIAAEDILHDLGALSMMSSDSQAMGRVGEVIIRTWQTADKMKRQRGKLPGETDSDNLRARRYIAKYTINPAIAHGMSRHIGSVEPGKLADLVLWTPAFFGVKPDLVIKGGAIAMAQMGDPNASIPTPQPVHYRPMFGAYGRARTHTSLTFVSKAAVEDGLASRLGIQKELVAVENTRSGISKKSMINNDATPHIEVDPETYDVRADGELLVCEPAEVLPMAQRYFLF
- the urtD gene encoding urea ABC transporter ATP-binding protein UrtD, producing MREVAAASAAPNPRALTSALLYLDNITVSFDGFRALNALSLVIGEAEMRAIIGPNGAGKTTMMDVITGKTRPNQGVALFAGTQDLTSLDEAAIAQLGIGRKFQTPTVFDMHTVEDNVLLALKEDRRPFSNIYWRRTPHERERIDELLERVRLKDSRFRRAGDLSHGQKQWLEIGMLLAQEPRLLLVDEPAAGMTDQETADTAVLLREIAQTRSVVVVEHDMQFVRDLDVKVTVLHEGSVLAEGPLDQVSADERVIEVYLGR
- a CDS encoding urease accessory protein UreD; translation: MATMSAASWRSDGTPAAPVRQRSEGRVRIAAARFGALTRVADLAEGGALRLRVPRGGPGLEAVIVNTAGGVCCGDRFSITADTAAGAHLTVSTPAAEKVYRSDGPLAEIAVRLSVQDGGLLEWLPQETILFDRARLKRRYEVDVAPDATFLSFEALMLGRLAHGDTMGEGHIEDHWRIRRGGALVFADAFRLEGPIGTLLERPAVAAGARAMATLLYIAPDAEARLEEVRALLESVPSEAGASAWNGILAVRWLCPDIGTLRRAATSFLMAFRKAPLPRVWAT
- a CDS encoding GFA family protein gives rise to the protein MTVRHYLGGCQCGSVRYEVDVDLDHTVSCNCSRCGRLGSIFAFAPAGAFSLRAGEGKTTEYLFNTGKIRHLFCSTCGIESFARGTAPDGAEMVAINARCLDGVDVKTLTPTEYDGASK
- a CDS encoding Dps family protein, coding for MSNVRSLSKKTAKPSAVAATAALATPTDLDHLKAQKVADALNRVLADTFVLYLKTKNFHWHVSGKHFRDYHLLLDEQASAIEETIDPLAERVRKIGCQTVHSYGEILKLTGLKENNAAYVAPEAMFTELIADNKAAIKSMRAAHEVADDAEDIATASLLEEYVDEAEKRLWFLFETNQNRQDSAT